One Streptomyces sp. L2 genomic window carries:
- a CDS encoding DNA polymerase III subunit delta': MSVWDDLVGQEKVSAVLDAAARDADALVTAAAADEPLPESSKMTHAWLFTGPPGAGRNQAARAFAAALQCVSPDRALGGAPGCGFCDGCHTALLGTHADVTTVAAVGSEILVKDMRDTVRKSFTAPANGRWQIILVEDAERLNEKSANAVLKAVEEPAPRTVWLLCAPSIEDVLPTIRSRCRHLNLSTPSVAAVADMLVRRDGVEPDVAAEAARATQGHVDRARRLATDPAARGRRAAVLKLPLRLDEVGACLKAAQELVDAAAEDAKQLAEEMDGKESEELKAALGAAQGGRLPRGTAGVMKDLEDMQKRRRTRTQRDSLDVALGDLTAFYRDVLALQLGSRVAIANADAEDALERLARSGSPESTLRRIEAIAACRDALDRNVAPLLAVEAMTMALRAG, encoded by the coding sequence GTGAGCGTGTGGGACGACCTCGTCGGGCAGGAGAAGGTGAGCGCGGTGCTCGACGCCGCCGCGCGGGACGCCGACGCCCTCGTCACGGCCGCCGCGGCGGACGAACCGCTGCCGGAGTCGTCGAAGATGACGCACGCCTGGCTGTTCACCGGCCCGCCCGGAGCCGGCCGTAACCAGGCGGCGCGGGCCTTCGCCGCCGCCCTGCAGTGCGTGAGCCCCGACCGTGCCCTCGGCGGAGCCCCCGGCTGCGGCTTCTGCGACGGCTGCCACACCGCGCTGCTCGGCACCCACGCGGACGTCACCACGGTCGCCGCCGTCGGCTCCGAGATCCTGGTGAAGGACATGCGGGACACGGTCCGCAAGTCGTTCACCGCCCCGGCGAACGGCCGCTGGCAGATCATCCTCGTCGAGGACGCCGAGCGGCTGAACGAGAAGTCGGCCAACGCCGTCCTCAAAGCGGTGGAGGAGCCCGCGCCGCGCACGGTGTGGCTGCTGTGCGCCCCATCGATCGAGGACGTGCTGCCGACCATCCGCTCCCGCTGCCGCCACCTGAACCTCAGCACCCCGTCGGTCGCCGCGGTCGCCGACATGCTCGTACGGCGCGACGGCGTCGAACCGGACGTCGCCGCCGAGGCCGCCCGCGCCACCCAGGGGCACGTCGACCGGGCGCGCCGCCTGGCCACGGACCCCGCGGCCCGCGGGCGCCGCGCGGCCGTCCTCAAGCTCCCGCTGCGCCTCGACGAGGTCGGCGCCTGCCTCAAGGCCGCGCAGGAACTCGTCGACGCGGCCGCCGAGGACGCCAAGCAGCTCGCCGAGGAGATGGACGGCAAGGAGTCCGAGGAACTCAAGGCGGCGCTGGGCGCGGCCCAGGGCGGGCGGCTGCCGCGCGGTACTGCGGGAGTGATGAAGGACCTGGAGGACATGCAGAAGCGCCGCAGAACCCGTACGCAGCGCGACAGCCTGGACGTGGCCCTCGGCGACCTCACCGCCTTCTACCGTGACGTCCTCGCCCTCCAGCTCGGCTCCCGCGTCGCCATCGCCAACGCGGACGCGGAGGACGCGCTGGAGCGCCTGGCCCGCTCCGGATCGCCCGAGTCCACCCTGCGCCGCATCGAGGCGATCGCCGCGTGCCGGGACGCCCTGGACCGCAACGTGGCTCCGCTGCTCGCGGTGGAGGCGATGACGATGGCGCTGCGGGCCGGTTGA
- the tmk gene encoding dTMP kinase, which translates to MTRAEQPTAPTPAPDDALVADSRERAVRSLLRRPELRRLWSAQLVSGVGDTLAVLVLVVLALQAAIAESSFGGGYRGVAFAVATVFAARVLATLLFGAVLLGPLSALTDKEGPLDRRWTMVGADGLRAVLLIIAPLWIDWTPQNALAYLLVTAFVTGVAERLWTVCRESAAPALLPAPPPEGATVRPLPDHMDALRRLALRTTFLAIPLAAATLVVAALFNNLLGTGVDWFDQHQAALASYVAAGLFAASLSVLTALELPGVRTPRARSPLEGLRRPRTGAGVDKGRTGAIPLLVPACAAVAGAISAAVSVCVLHAKDLGGGPVLYGLLVLALTGGVAVGIRTAPSMLPSLSRRRLLALAIAFTGVALLAGGLVPDVTTVLLIVALAGIGAGVAANTGHTLLDQETEDHRRARTTEHLHAVVRVFIALGVLIAPLVAALIGPHRLENGKFVFAHGGAAFTLMLVGALLLPVAALVLAKVDDRSGVPLRHDLRDALLGGDDPVQAPASNGFFIALEGGDGAGKSTQAEALAEWIRAKGHEVVLTREPGATPVGKRLRSILLDVSSAGLSHRAEALLYAADRAEHVDTVVRPALERGAIVISDRYIDSSVAYQGAGRDLSPTEIARINRWATDGLVPHLTVLLDVAPEAARERFTEAPDRLESEPAEFHARVRAGFLTLAASDPGRYLVVDAAQEPEAVTTVIRHRLDTVLPLSEAEIKAQEEARKRAEEEARRKAEEEAARKAEEERLERERQEQLAKLRAEEEERKRRELEEAQRREAERQAEEARQRAEEARRRAEEEQQRLLAEEKARAEEEARRKAEEERRRKQAEEEARLHAEAEARRLEKQRKAEEALLRAEEARRQAAEAAASADAAARRPSAPQPKAPGMPPETATVPTPAVSPADSRNQRRTAPPAPGAEETVPTPVVSPPTDETTVLRPVREDRPADASHPDSEVTTELPQPPATPGAADDTAVLPPVAPGAADETAVLPPVSPGAADETAVLPPVRDRDPADRVPPGLFRDERAASGPDGSESRTREMPQLDADGTPRRRPRPDWAEETPLDDLPSLADELLGSYDSYDEQGAGEAEEDKGRRGRGRGRRG; encoded by the coding sequence ATGACGCGAGCCGAGCAGCCAACGGCCCCCACTCCAGCACCGGACGACGCCCTCGTCGCGGACTCACGCGAGCGTGCCGTCCGTTCCCTGCTGCGCCGACCGGAGCTGCGGCGCCTGTGGAGCGCCCAGCTCGTGAGCGGTGTCGGCGACACCCTCGCCGTCCTGGTGCTGGTCGTCCTCGCCCTCCAGGCGGCCATCGCGGAGAGCTCCTTCGGCGGTGGATACCGCGGCGTCGCGTTCGCGGTGGCGACCGTCTTCGCGGCCCGCGTCCTCGCCACGCTGCTCTTCGGGGCCGTCCTCCTCGGCCCGCTCAGCGCGCTGACCGACAAGGAAGGCCCGCTCGACCGCCGCTGGACCATGGTCGGCGCCGACGGTCTGCGCGCCGTGCTGCTGATCATCGCGCCCCTCTGGATCGACTGGACGCCGCAGAACGCGCTGGCGTATCTGCTCGTCACCGCCTTCGTCACCGGAGTCGCCGAGCGCCTGTGGACGGTGTGCCGGGAGAGCGCGGCCCCCGCGCTGCTGCCCGCCCCGCCCCCGGAAGGAGCGACCGTACGGCCGCTGCCGGACCACATGGACGCCCTGCGCCGCCTGGCGCTGCGCACCACGTTCCTGGCGATCCCGCTCGCCGCCGCCACGCTCGTCGTCGCCGCGCTCTTCAACAACCTGCTCGGGACCGGCGTCGACTGGTTCGACCAGCACCAGGCGGCCCTCGCGTCGTACGTGGCGGCCGGTCTGTTCGCCGCCTCCCTGTCGGTGCTGACCGCCCTGGAGCTGCCCGGCGTCCGCACCCCGCGCGCGCGGTCCCCGCTGGAGGGCCTGCGCCGCCCGCGCACCGGCGCCGGTGTGGACAAGGGCCGTACGGGCGCCATCCCGCTGCTCGTCCCGGCCTGCGCCGCCGTCGCGGGAGCCATCTCCGCCGCCGTCTCCGTGTGCGTGCTGCACGCGAAGGACCTGGGCGGCGGCCCGGTCCTGTACGGCCTGCTCGTCCTCGCGCTGACCGGCGGCGTCGCCGTCGGCATCCGTACGGCGCCCTCGATGCTGCCCTCGCTCTCGCGCCGCCGGCTGCTGGCCCTGGCGATCGCCTTCACCGGCGTCGCCCTCCTGGCCGGTGGCCTCGTCCCCGACGTCACCACGGTCCTGCTGATCGTCGCGCTGGCCGGCATCGGCGCGGGCGTGGCCGCCAACACCGGGCACACCCTGCTCGACCAGGAGACCGAGGACCACCGCAGGGCGCGCACCACCGAGCACCTGCACGCGGTGGTCCGCGTCTTCATAGCGCTCGGCGTCCTCATCGCGCCCCTGGTAGCCGCCCTCATCGGCCCGCACCGCCTGGAGAACGGCAAATTCGTCTTCGCGCACGGCGGAGCCGCCTTCACCCTGATGCTGGTCGGCGCGCTGCTGCTGCCGGTCGCCGCACTGGTCCTCGCCAAGGTCGACGACCGCTCCGGCGTCCCGCTGCGGCACGATCTCAGGGACGCGCTGCTCGGCGGCGACGACCCCGTCCAGGCCCCCGCGTCGAACGGTTTCTTCATCGCCCTGGAGGGGGGCGACGGCGCCGGCAAGTCCACCCAGGCCGAAGCCCTCGCCGAGTGGATCCGGGCCAAGGGCCACGAGGTCGTCCTCACCCGGGAGCCGGGCGCCACCCCGGTCGGCAAGCGGCTGCGTTCGATCCTGCTGGACGTGTCCTCGGCCGGCCTGTCCCACCGCGCGGAGGCCCTGCTCTACGCCGCCGACCGGGCCGAGCACGTCGACACCGTCGTACGGCCCGCCCTGGAGCGCGGCGCGATCGTCATCTCGGACCGGTACATCGACTCCTCCGTCGCCTACCAGGGCGCCGGCCGCGACCTGTCCCCGACGGAGATCGCCCGGATCAACCGCTGGGCGACCGACGGGCTCGTCCCGCACCTCACCGTCCTGCTGGACGTCGCGCCGGAGGCCGCCCGCGAGCGGTTCACCGAGGCGCCGGACCGGCTGGAGTCGGAGCCGGCCGAGTTCCACGCGCGCGTGCGGGCCGGTTTCCTCACGCTCGCCGCGTCCGACCCCGGCCGCTACCTGGTCGTGGACGCCGCCCAGGAACCCGAAGCCGTCACCACGGTGATCCGGCACCGGCTCGACACCGTCCTGCCGCTCTCCGAGGCCGAGATCAAGGCCCAGGAGGAGGCGCGCAAGCGGGCCGAGGAAGAGGCCCGCCGCAAGGCCGAGGAAGAGGCCGCCCGCAAGGCCGAGGAGGAGCGCCTGGAGCGCGAGCGCCAGGAGCAGCTCGCCAAGCTGCGCGCCGAGGAGGAGGAGCGCAAGCGCCGCGAACTTGAGGAGGCGCAGCGCCGGGAGGCCGAGCGGCAGGCGGAGGAGGCCCGGCAGCGGGCCGAGGAAGCGCGCCGCCGCGCCGAGGAGGAGCAGCAGCGGCTCCTCGCCGAGGAGAAGGCCCGCGCCGAGGAGGAGGCCCGCCGCAAGGCCGAAGAGGAACGGCGCCGCAAGCAGGCCGAGGAGGAGGCCCGGCTGCACGCCGAGGCCGAGGCCCGGCGCCTGGAGAAGCAGCGCAAGGCCGAGGAGGCCCTGCTGCGCGCCGAGGAGGCCCGCCGTCAGGCGGCCGAGGCCGCCGCCTCGGCCGACGCGGCCGCCCGCCGGCCGTCGGCACCCCAGCCGAAGGCCCCCGGGATGCCCCCGGAGACGGCGACGGTCCCGACCCCGGCCGTGTCCCCGGCCGACTCGCGGAACCAGCGGCGGACCGCCCCGCCGGCGCCGGGCGCCGAGGAGACGGTGCCGACACCGGTCGTCTCCCCGCCGACGGACGAGACGACGGTGCTGCGCCCCGTGCGCGAGGACCGCCCCGCGGACGCCTCCCACCCCGACTCCGAGGTGACCACCGAGCTGCCGCAGCCACCGGCGACCCCGGGCGCGGCGGACGACACGGCGGTGCTCCCACCGGTGGCTCCCGGCGCGGCCGACGAGACCGCCGTACTGCCGCCGGTGTCCCCGGGTGCGGCGGACGAGACGGCCGTACTGCCGCCCGTGCGGGACCGTGACCCGGCGGACCGGGTGCCGCCCGGCCTGTTCCGGGACGAGCGGGCCGCCTCCGGCCCCGACGGTTCCGAGAGCCGTACCCGCGAGATGCCCCAGCTCGACGCGGACGGCACCCCCCGACGTCGGCCGCGCCCCGACTGGGCCGAGGAGACCCCGCTGGACGACCTGCCGAGCCTGGCGGACGAACTCCTCGGCTCGTACGACTCCTACGACGAGCAGGGCGCCGGGGAAGCCGAGGAGGACAAGGGCCGCCGAGGACGAGGCCGGGGCCGCCGGGGCTGA
- the topA gene encoding type I DNA topoisomerase, protein MSPTSETAQGGRRLVIVESPAKAKTIKGYLGPGYVVEASVGHIRDLPNGAAEVPEKYTGEVRRLGVDVEHDFQPIYVVNADKKAQVKKLKDLLKDSDELFLATDEDREGEAIAWHLQEVLKPKIPVKRMVFHEITKDAIREAVANPRELNQKLVDAQETRRILDRLYGYEVSPVLWKKVMPRLSAGRVQSVATRLVVERERERIAFRSAEYWDLTGTFATGRAGDPSDPSSLVARLQTVDGRRVAQGRDFDSLGQLKSANTLHLDEANARALAAALENTRFSVRSVESKPYRRSPYAPFRTTTLQQEASRKLGFGAKATMQVAQKLYENGFITYMRTDSTTLSETAVTAARAQVTHLYGADYLPPQPRTYAGKVKNAQEAHEAIRPSGDRFRTPAETGLTGDQFKLYELIWKRTVASQMKDATGNSVTVKIAGAAADGRDVEFSASGKTITFHGFLKAYVEGADDPNAELDDRERRLPQVAEGDALSAEEITVDGHATKPPARYTEASLVKELEEREIGRPSTYASIIGTILDRGYVFKKGTALVPSFLSFAVVNLLEKHFGRLVDYDFTARMEDDLDRIARGEAKAVPWLKRFYFGEGTMAGAAADAGNGDGDHLGGLKELVTDLGAIDAREVSSFPVGNDIVLRVGRYGPYIERGEKDAEGHQRADIPEDLAPDELSVELAEELLAKPSGDFELGTDPTTGHQIVAKDGRYGPYVTEVLPEGTPKTGKNAVKPRTASLFKSMSLDTVTLDDALKLMSLPRVVGTDAEGVEITAQNGRYGPYLKKGTDSRSLQAEEQLFSITLEEALAIYAQPKQRGRAAAKPPLKELGTDPVSEKPVVVKDGRFGPYVTDGETNATLRSGDSVEEITPERGFELLAEKRAKGPAKKTAKKAAAKKAPAKKAAAKKTAAKKTTTAAKKTTAKKTATKTITKKAAAAKTTASSTED, encoded by the coding sequence TTGTCCCCGACCAGCGAGACCGCACAGGGCGGCCGCCGACTCGTCATCGTCGAGTCGCCTGCCAAGGCGAAGACGATCAAGGGCTACCTCGGCCCCGGCTACGTCGTCGAAGCGAGCGTCGGGCACATCCGTGACCTTCCCAACGGCGCCGCCGAGGTCCCCGAGAAGTACACCGGCGAGGTCCGCCGCCTCGGGGTGGACGTCGAGCACGACTTCCAGCCGATCTACGTGGTCAACGCCGACAAGAAGGCCCAGGTCAAGAAGCTCAAGGACCTGCTGAAGGACTCCGACGAGCTGTTCCTCGCCACCGATGAGGACCGGGAGGGCGAGGCGATCGCCTGGCACCTCCAGGAGGTCCTCAAGCCGAAGATCCCCGTCAAGCGGATGGTCTTCCACGAGATCACCAAGGACGCGATCCGCGAGGCCGTGGCCAACCCGCGCGAGCTCAACCAGAAGCTGGTCGACGCCCAGGAGACCCGCCGCATCCTCGACCGCCTCTACGGCTACGAGGTCTCGCCGGTGCTGTGGAAGAAGGTCATGCCGCGGCTGTCCGCCGGGCGCGTCCAGTCGGTCGCCACACGGCTCGTGGTGGAGCGGGAACGCGAGCGCATCGCTTTTCGTTCCGCTGAGTACTGGGACCTGACGGGCACCTTCGCGACCGGCCGCGCGGGGGACCCCTCGGACCCGTCGTCGCTGGTCGCCCGCCTGCAGACCGTCGACGGCAGGCGGGTCGCCCAGGGCCGCGACTTCGACTCCCTGGGACAACTCAAGAGCGCGAACACCCTCCACCTCGACGAGGCGAACGCCCGCGCCCTCGCCGCCGCCCTGGAGAACACCCGCTTCTCCGTGCGGTCCGTCGAGTCCAAGCCGTACCGCCGCTCGCCGTACGCCCCGTTCCGTACGACGACGCTGCAGCAGGAGGCCAGCCGCAAGCTCGGCTTCGGCGCGAAGGCCACGATGCAGGTCGCGCAGAAGCTGTACGAGAACGGCTTCATCACGTACATGCGTACGGACTCCACGACGCTGAGCGAGACCGCCGTCACCGCGGCCCGCGCCCAGGTCACGCATCTGTACGGCGCCGACTACCTGCCGCCGCAGCCGCGGACGTACGCCGGGAAGGTCAAGAACGCCCAGGAGGCGCACGAGGCGATCCGCCCCTCGGGTGACCGTTTCCGCACGCCCGCCGAGACCGGACTGACCGGCGACCAGTTCAAGCTCTACGAGCTGATCTGGAAGCGGACCGTCGCCTCCCAGATGAAGGACGCGACCGGCAACAGCGTGACGGTGAAGATCGCCGGTGCCGCCGCCGACGGCCGGGACGTCGAGTTCAGCGCCTCCGGCAAGACGATCACCTTCCACGGCTTCCTGAAGGCCTACGTCGAGGGCGCCGACGACCCGAACGCCGAGCTGGACGACCGCGAGCGCCGGCTGCCCCAGGTCGCCGAGGGCGACGCGCTGTCCGCCGAGGAGATCACGGTCGACGGCCACGCCACCAAGCCCCCGGCCCGCTACACCGAGGCCTCCCTGGTCAAGGAGCTGGAAGAGCGCGAGATCGGCCGCCCGTCGACGTACGCGTCGATCATCGGCACGATCCTCGACCGCGGCTACGTCTTCAAGAAGGGCACCGCGCTCGTCCCGTCCTTCCTGTCCTTCGCCGTGGTCAACCTCCTGGAGAAGCACTTCGGGCGGCTCGTCGACTACGACTTCACCGCCCGCATGGAGGACGACCTCGACCGCATCGCCCGCGGCGAGGCCAAGGCCGTGCCGTGGCTGAAGCGCTTCTACTTCGGCGAGGGCACGATGGCGGGCGCCGCCGCCGACGCCGGCAACGGCGACGGGGACCACCTCGGCGGCCTCAAGGAACTGGTGACCGACCTCGGCGCGATCGACGCGCGCGAGGTGTCCTCGTTCCCCGTCGGCAACGACATCGTCCTGCGGGTCGGCCGCTACGGCCCCTACATCGAGCGGGGCGAGAAGGACGCCGAAGGCCACCAGCGGGCGGACATCCCCGAGGACCTCGCCCCGGACGAGCTGTCCGTCGAGCTGGCCGAGGAACTCCTGGCCAAGCCCAGCGGCGACTTCGAGCTGGGCACCGACCCGACGACCGGCCACCAGATCGTCGCCAAGGACGGCCGCTACGGCCCCTACGTCACCGAGGTGCTCCCCGAGGGCACCCCGAAGACCGGCAAGAACGCCGTCAAGCCGCGCACGGCCTCGCTGTTCAAGTCCATGTCCCTGGACACGGTCACCCTGGACGACGCGCTCAAGCTGATGTCGCTGCCGCGCGTCGTCGGCACCGACGCCGAGGGCGTGGAGATCACCGCGCAGAACGGCCGCTACGGCCCGTACCTGAAGAAGGGCACGGACTCGCGCTCGCTCCAGGCCGAGGAGCAGCTCTTCTCGATCACGCTGGAAGAGGCGCTGGCGATCTACGCCCAGCCCAAGCAGCGGGGCCGGGCCGCCGCCAAGCCGCCGCTGAAGGAGCTGGGCACCGACCCTGTCAGCGAGAAGCCCGTCGTGGTCAAGGACGGCCGCTTCGGTCCGTACGTCACCGACGGCGAGACCAACGCGACCCTGCGCTCCGGCGACAGCGTGGAGGAGATCACCCCGGAGCGCGGCTTCGAACTGCTCGCGGAGAAACGGGCGAAGGGGCCCGCCAAGAAGACGGCGAAGAAGGCCGCCGCGAAGAAGGCCCCGGCGAAGAAGGCGGCCGCCAAGAAGACGGCGGCGAAGAAGACGACGACCGCCGCGAAGAAGACGACGGCCAAGAAGACGGCGACGAAGACGATCACCAAGAAGGCGGCCGCCGCCAAGACGACGGCTTCCTCCACGGAGGACTGA